Genomic segment of Mycolicibacterium psychrotolerans:
CCAGGTAGTTCTGCTTGAGCCGCCACGGGGTCTTCGACCCCGACTTCGGCAGCTTGTCCAGCGAACGCTTGATGTAGCCGGAGCTCAGGTCGACGAACGGGAGTTGCTCGACGTCGTCGCCCGGGTCGCGCGGCACCACGGTGTCGTAGCCCTTGCTCTCCATGAAGTGCAGAAGGCGGCTGACGTACTCCGAGGTCAGGTCGGCCTTCAGAGTCCACGACGCGTTGGTGTAGCCGAAGGTGAACGCCACGTTCGGCAGACCCGAGAGCATCAGCCCCCGGTAGGCCACCGACGTCGACAGGTCCTGCGGTTCGCCGTTGCGCAGCACCTGGGCGCCGCCGAAGAACTGCACGTTCAATCCCGTTGCGGTGACGATGATGTCGGCCTTCAGGTGCTCACCGGACGTCAGGGCGATACCGTCGGCGGTGAAGCGCTCGATGGTGTCGGTGACGACGTCGGCCTTGCCCTTGCGGATGGCCTTGAAGATGTCGCCGTTGGGGGCCAGGCAGACGCGCTGATCCCACGGCTTGTAGCTGGGGCTGAAGTGCTTGTCGTAGTCGAAGCCGTCCGGCAGCCGCCGTTCGGCCATGGTGCGCAACGCCTTACGGAAGACGCCGGGCAACGTGCGGGCGAGCTGATACTGGGCGGTGGCCTGCAGGATCGCCTTCCAGCGCACCGCGGTGTAGGCCGTCTTCTCCGGCAGCAGCCGGAAGGCGCGGGCGGCGAAGGGATCCTTGTCGGGCAGCGACCCGATGTAGGTGGGGGTGCGCTGCAGCATGGTGACGTGGCCGGCGCCGCTGTCGATCAGCGCCGGGATCAGCGTGATGGCGGTGGCGCCGCTGCCGACGACGACGATCTTCTTACCCTGGTAGTCGAGGTCCTCGGGCCAGTGCTGCGGGTGCACGATGGTGCCGCCGAAGTCCTCGGCGCCGGGGAACTCGGGCGAGAAGCCCTCGTCGTAGTTGTAGTAGCCGCTGCACGCCCACAGGAAGTTGGCGTGGATCTCGGTCTGCTCGCCGCCGCGCTCGACGGTGAGTTCCCACCGGCTGTGCTCGTCGGACCAGTTCGCGGCGAGGACCTTCTGCCCGTAGCGGATGTGCTTGTCGATGCCGTTCTCCGTCGCGGCCTCGTTCAGGTAGTTCCAGATCGACGGGCCGTCGGCGATCATCTGATCGGTCGCCCACGGCTTGAAGTGGAACCCGAGGGTGTACATGTCGGAGTCCGACCGGATACCCGGGTACTTGAAGAGGTCCCAGGTGCCGCCGAGGGTCTCACGGCGTTCGAGGATCACGTAGTCCTTGTCCGGGCACTGCTGTTGCAGGTGCCAGGCGGCGCTGATGCCGGAGATCCCGGCCCCGACAATGACGACATCGACAAATTCGGTCATGATGTAAAGCTATCAACATCGTGTCGACGTGGTCAACAGTGTGTTGAGTAAATCGACAGACTGTTCACCAGCGACCTCACGCGTCGCGGCGGTTCACCACGATGAGCGCGGCGGCGAACACCACCGCGACGAGCGCGGTGAAGTACGCCAGCGAGCCCGTCGTCCCCCAGTGCCATGCGTAGCCGGGGAAGAGCCACTGCACGTCGAGGAACCGGAACATGTTGGCGAACGGCAGGTACGGCCCGACCTGCGGTCCGCGACCGGGCAGGTTACCCACCAGCGGCTCCACCAGCAGCGGCCACAGCAGCAGCACCGACACCGCGCCGGCGCTGTGCCGCAGCAGTGCCCCCACCCCCACACCGAGGATCGCCGCCAACGCCGCATAGAGCGCGATCGCCGCGACGGTGCGCGCCGCCAGCGGCTCCCGGGCGACCAGAAACGAGCCGATCACCAT
This window contains:
- a CDS encoding flavin-containing monooxygenase, with the translated sequence MTEFVDVVIVGAGISGISAAWHLQQQCPDKDYVILERRETLGGTWDLFKYPGIRSDSDMYTLGFHFKPWATDQMIADGPSIWNYLNEAATENGIDKHIRYGQKVLAANWSDEHSRWELTVERGGEQTEIHANFLWACSGYYNYDEGFSPEFPGAEDFGGTIVHPQHWPEDLDYQGKKIVVVGSGATAITLIPALIDSGAGHVTMLQRTPTYIGSLPDKDPFAARAFRLLPEKTAYTAVRWKAILQATAQYQLARTLPGVFRKALRTMAERRLPDGFDYDKHFSPSYKPWDQRVCLAPNGDIFKAIRKGKADVVTDTIERFTADGIALTSGEHLKADIIVTATGLNVQFFGGAQVLRNGEPQDLSTSVAYRGLMLSGLPNVAFTFGYTNASWTLKADLTSEYVSRLLHFMESKGYDTVVPRDPGDDVEQLPFVDLSSGYIKRSLDKLPKSGSKTPWRLKQNYLVDLRVIRNCRIDDGTLEFSRHPALAKASSRG
- a CDS encoding ABC transporter permease is translated as MTASSALAALNAERIKITTLRSPIWSVVLAAALTLGVAGMQPRTAALSVAAFGVPVLMVVAALTVTGEYRTRMIATTFLATPARSVVLCAKAAVAAVFCGLSAALMVIGSFLVAREPLAARTVAAIALYAALAAILGVGVGALLRHSAGAVSVLLLWPLLVEPLVGNLPGRGPQVGPYLPFANMFRFLDVQWLFPGYAWHWGTTGSLAYFTALVAVVFAAALIVVNRRDA